The Sporomusaceae bacterium genomic sequence GAACCAGCAGGAAGCCGACATGGCCGCCAGCCGCCTGCTGGGAACGGTCGGCCGTTACCTGGGACGGGAGATAGAGTACATCGGCTACATCCAGGACGATCCGCTTGTCAGCCGCAGTCTCAAACAGCAGCAGCCCTTCCAGTTGGCCAGCCCCCAGTCCGTCCCGGCCCGCAACATCAGCGCCATCGCTGCCAGGCTGCTCAACAAACCCGTCCCGGCGCCAGCCGGCATGACAGGGTTCATCAGTAAAATGTTCTCCCTCATGAGAGGCAAATAAGTTCTTTAAATTAACATAATATGTGCATCTGCCGATAAAATAAAAAGAGGGCCACAGCCCTCTTTTTATTTTACCTCAATGTATTTGACGGAAAACGCCGATAACTTTGCCGATAATCGCCACCTCGCGGGAGATGATCGGCTCCAGGTAATCGTTCTCCGGCTGCAGCCGAATATGGTCCTTCTCGCGGAAAAACCGTTTAACCGTAGCCTCATCCTCACCGACCATCACGACGACAATCTCGCCGTTGCGGGCGGTATCCTGATCCCTCACCAGCACATAGTCGCCGTCGAGGATGCCGGCGTTGATCATACTGTCGCCCCGCACAACCAGCATAAAAACATTGTCGCGCCCGACCAGTTCGGTGGGGAGGGGGTATGTCTCCTCGATATTCTCCACCGCCAGTATCGGCTGGCCGGCCGTTACCCGGCCAACTAGCGGAACATGCGTCAGTGCCTTCTGCCGCCAGGGGGTCTCCTCGAGAACGTCGATCGCCCGTGGCTTGGTCGGATCGCGGCGGATAAAACCAAGTTCCTCAAGCTTTGCCAGATGGCTATGGACGGTGGAACTGGAGCTCAGCCCGACCGCTTCGCCGATTTCCCGCACCGACGGCGGATAACCCTTGGCCCGCAACATATCTTTAATATAGGATAAAATCTGCTTTTGCCGAGAACTTAAAAAGCGTTCCTTGGTCACAAGCTCATCTCCCGTTACAGATTTACGTAACCTTGTTGATATCAATTATAACAGCTATTGGTAAAAAACGCAAACATCTGTTCGAATTTTTTCCGCAAACCCCTTGACCGAACATATGTGCCGTGATATTATTAAGGCGAACATATATTCGGGAGGGCGCCGCAATGATGAAGCGTAAACTCAACTCTGAATCCCTCATCAAAATCGCCATGGTCGTCTTGTTCCTTTTCTACGCCTGGTCCGCCGGCTCCGGCGTCGACGCCAGCAGCCCATCCGGTGAAGGCAGATACCAGCTCGTGCAGGTAGCTGGCGGAGACACCGTCTGGTCGATAGCCGCCCGCGCCGCCGGCGACAAAGACGACATTCGCAATGTCGTCATGGCAATAAAGAAAGCCAACAACCTCGACAATAACGTCCGAATCCACCCCGGTCAAATGCTAAAAGTGCCGGAAAAAAAATAAGCGACAGTCGGTTTGCAGCGTCCCCGTAAAGCGGTGGACGCTTTTGTTTTTATTGCTCAAATCGACAAAAATACGTTATTTTGAAAATATTTTTACATTATTACACAAATATGTAAAATATGACAAAATCCGCAGCAGGAATCCGTCGTACCACCGCGAATAAACGGATTTTGGAAACGGCTCTGTTATCCAGAGTGCCCGTTTGAGAATTTTTCGTAGCGGTGATTTAATGTTTCAGTCTTTCCCCTTGGCCCGGCGAGCATATCTACTCATGGTGATCTTCGTCACTATCCCTTTCGCCATTCTTGCTTTCCAGCACGCCCATTACGCCAAGCAACATCTTCTCAATGAAAAAAAACAGGCCCTGCTCACGATCGCCACCATCCTCGAGCAGCGCTTCCCGGGCTCCTTCGACACTCCTGATAACCATTCCGGGGTATTTTCCGCTGTCGAAAAGCGCCACATTCTGTACGACAAATTGCAGCCGATCCTCAGGGAAGTCGCCATCGAGTGGCCAGGCTACGGCTTCGGTTATTATGATAAAGCTTTGCATGTCGTCGCTCTCATCCCGGAGGACCCCCGGCTCCTGGGAAAAACCGCATCAGATGAGGCGCTGCAAGTATATAGAAGCAAACACACCGAAACCGTTTACGTCAGCAACGGCTTAACCCAGGGCAACACCGACATCCTAAGCGTCAATTACCCGTTATACTATCGCGGCGAAATCATCGGCCATATTGGGGCGAACGTCAAGGGCAAAGACATTCAGGCCGCCTATTATACCGAATTTGGCAAAACGCTGGGCTTACTGGTGATCATCCTGTTGGTCATCCTCACCGGCGTATGGTGGCTGATCTGGAACAACAACTGCTCGCTCGCCATGCTGGCTGAACACATAAAACAGGGCGGGGAAGAAGAAGACTACTTTCGCGACTTCCCGCAAATAAAGCCGCTGCTCGACACCGTCGCTGATCTCCGACAACGGCTTCGCAACGAATACGTGGCCCAGGTGCGGGTCACGACCGAAATAGCGCGCCTCGACCGCCTAAACCTCATCGGCGAGATGGCTACCGGCGTCGCCCACGAAATACGCAACCCCATGACGGTTATCAGGGGTTACATCCAGCGAATGATGCTGAAGGCCGATACAACCCAAACCGCACAATATGCTGTCATTATCGAGGAAATCGACCGCATGAACGAAACGCTGACCGCCTTCCTTACACTGGCCAAAAACAGGCGGGTAGAGATTGGGCTGCATAACATTAACGGCATAATCGACAATCTCATGCCGCTAATCGAGGCGGATGCAAATAAAGCAGGGGTTCAAGTGGAATTTAGCCCCGCAGAACGCCCCCTCATGGTCTATGCCGACGACAAAGAGATCCGCCAGTTGGTGCTAAATCTGGCCCGTAACGCCATCGAAGCCACACCGGCCAAGGGAATGCTGTCTGTAAGCACGACGCTGATCAACAAAGCGGTCTGCCTGACCGTCGCCGATACCGGCGAAGGAATAGCTCCCTGGAACCTCGAAAAAATATTCGACCCGTTCTTCACAACCAAAGATACCGGCACCGGACTGGGGCTGGCAATTTGCAAGAGTATCATCGACAGGCATCATGGACGTATCGATGTTCATTCCCGCCGCGGGGCAGGTACGGTCTTCACCGTCGAACTGCCGGTCGTCGCCTGAGAAATAACCCGTCGTTTTCGCTCTGCGCGCCATATTACCGCAGACTTTCAATCGAGGCTTATTTTTTTGTCTATTTTAACGTCCGATAATATCTATTATGTTAATTTAAGATGGCTGCGGGCAAATTTGTCGCCAAATTTTCCTCGAACAATAGCGCAACCGTCGGCAAGGGTACTGCACGGCACTCCCCTCGCCAACGGCTGCTGTTACTTAGACATAATAGCTGTTATGCGACAGGCGTGGACGTTCCCTTACTGTATGATGCCACCGCTCCGCGCTGGCTGGCGCATGGATTGCAGAAGTCGCAAAATGCCTGGGTCCGAACGTACCGCCCCCTCATAAAAAACGGCTTAAAACGCCTCCTAGGAGGTCACTTTTCGGGCCAATAAGACACAACCCAAATTTGAAGTAGATTGCTGCCTCAAGTTTACCCTTTGTCTACCTTTTTGACCAGATATTGCATTACAGGGCCGTCGCCAATCCATTGCAATACAAGGATAATGATATGACCAGACCCATGACATATATCTTGTATAATGTCGATTTACTCCGCGTAGCCCCTCCTTTAAATGAGACCTCTTTCCACCCCGGTAAGCCCCTCCCGCTCTTCCATGTTACGTTTTTCACAATATATCCCACTCATCTTCTATTGCACGTTCTCTCATGTATACAAGCATAGCTGGAGGAATTTAGCAGAGATTAGAAGAATATCTTTGTAAGAATTTTATAGGAGGTGCGGCTAATGAGGATATAGACATTTACCCGCCCAATTACTACTACAGGGTCACCCGTCTATGCGACCATCTGAGAAGCCAAAGCTTGGATCAGCTGACAAAAGCCCGACATCTGAAGGAACTCGAATCAATTTTAAACGAGCGGATGAACGTCATTAGAGCAGACAGGCTGCGCAGAAATGGTAACGCTTAGCAACATATAGACACCGGGGCATATCTGACGATATGCCCCTTTTGTTTTTCATCCGGCGCGTCTTCGCTCCCGCGAACTGCGTATTATTTCCTTTGTAGCCGCCCACAATAATAACGCAAATATGCGACGAAGGATGTGGTTCGCTTGCCTATCAAATCCTCAGATAAGTCGAAGTCCACTAGCCACCTGTACGAATTCGCCGAAGAAGTCGCCGCTTTTGGCAGCCTTACCGACAAAATGAAGGCCGCCGAAGACTGCACCGATGCCACCGCCGCCAAAAATGCCGCCGCCAGATGGAAACAGAGCCATGGACAAGCAGATCCCCTGGCTTAGCGACCTCTACGACTCGGATCTGGCGACGGACGACGAGGTGGCGGCGGAGCCCGAAAACCAGCCCGACGACGAGGACGGCTTCTGGGACAATATGCTCTTTCCAATCTGACCGTTAAGTGCGTCGCCGTAGAGGCGACGCACTATTTTGCGCCTGCGCCATGCATAGCAAACCGCCCCGGCACGCATATTACAGATAACAATTTTTCGGAGGTGACCGTAATTGCCCCAGCCCGCCAGCCTTGCCCCCAAGGAACGAGCCTACCTGCAGGACGCCCTCCAGATGGAGAATCTTTGCATCGCCAAATGCGGGGTCTACGCCGACCAGTGCAACGATCAGGCCATTAAATCCCTCCTCTTCGACGTCGCCCGCAACAAGCGCCAGCACGCAAACAGGCTTAAACAGCTCCTGGGCCAGCAGTCAGGCCCCGCCGACGGCCGCCAATACCGGTAAAAGAGGTGAATTATATGGCAAACCGCGCGCCCTACCAGCCCAACCGTAATCGTCTGTCCGACCGGGATATGCTCCTGGATCTGCTTGCCACAGAGAAATACATGTCCCATCTTTACGACCACGCAATCATGGAAGCAACCGCCGACACCGTCCGCGATACCTTCGTCGCCCTCCAGCAGGACGAGCACGAAACAGCGCAGATGCTGTTCGACTTCATGCACCAGCACGGTTGGTACACCACCGGCGCCAACCGCCAGAAGGCCGGGCGCCGTCTGCAAAGCAGCCAGCCATTGTCCGGCGGCCGGTCGCAGAAAAACATGCAGAACAGTTCCCCTCAGCCGAAGACCGACAGTCGCTACGCGGTCACAAGCGGCTCCCGCCGCCTCGGCCAGAATCTCGGCGCAGGAATGAACCGCGGCCAGGGAAACAACCAGCCCGCCTGGAGCGGACATGCCAGACAGCGGTACGATAAAAACCGCCCGGAAGGGGATTACTAACGCAAAACCAGGACACACAGTCCTGGTTTTCATTTTAAGGCAATGTTACGTCCAGCGCATCCATTACCCGCTCAATCGGCGTAAACATCGTCGCCTGCTCCGAGCCTGCGAACAGCAGTCCCACCGCGTGGTTATCCTCGCTCAGCACCAATGACCCGCTGTCGCCAGGCATGCTCATCGGCCCGGCCAGTATTTGCCCGGCGAATACGCCGTACTCGCCGAAGCTCATATCCACCCTGAGTGTCACGTCGGTGGCGAGAACGATGCCGGTCGTCAAGCCTGAACTCCGGCCGCTCTTTTTCACCGCCATCCCCAGCGTCACCTCTCTGACACCGTTCACCTCGCCCACATCCAGCACATCGGCCGCCACCGCGTCGGCCGTCACCGGCGCGGCCACCGCGCAGTCGACCATATTAGGGGCCTCGTTATCGCGCCATACCTGCACCCGGTACTGCGGGCGGAAGGTGCCGATGATCCTGTTGATCAGCGTCTCGAACGATCTCGCAATGCGGCATATCGGCGGAACGGCCTGGCCGTGGAGCGGCACGAAGCGTCGCAGATGACCGATGACGGAAGCATCCTTATCCCCGCCGTCGTACAGAGCTGGCTGCAGGATGGCATCGCCGACCGCCGACCGCCCGTCGGCGCCATTGGTCAGGTTGGCAAGCACATGATTGTTGGAAAGGATCAGCGCCTCGCCTGTGCTGCGGTCACGAACCAGTGCGCCGAACGTCCCGGCCGAAACCTTATAATGGCCGATGCTCACCCCCGGCCTTGCCGGCCGGTGCACTCCCGTGCGCTCCGTGAGCAGGCGGATATCGCCAACCTCCATTACATCGCTGACCGCGCCGGCGATCCTCTTTGGCACCACCGCCGTCCGGGCGAGTTCGTTGCGAGGGTATTTCTTCCTCACCAGCACCACCGCAGCCTCCTGGCCTATGCTCTCCCCCCGCACCGTTTTAACCCCCCTGCCAACGCCGACGACATTATCAATCACAGCCAGCTCTCGATAAAGGGCCGGCCAGTCGATCCCCTTCACCGCCCCACCTCCCCCGAACATCTAATTTATGATATGCGGGCACGGTAATGGCGGCAACTAGCTAAACCTTCGCCAGCTTGCCTATTTCCCCGATCTGCGCCCACGCCGCCTTGGCGCCGCGGGCGATGCACTGAGTCAGATAGCCGCTCTGTTTGAAACCGATATCGAAAACTTCCGGCCGGATAACGACGTCCGCGTACCTGACGCCTTTCAGCAGCGTCACCTCACGGTTCAGTATATCGATGCATTGCAGTACGATCTCGCTAACCGTTCGCAATTCCTCGTTATGTTGACCCGAATAGCCCAGATCGACCGCAATTATGACCTCCGCCCCCATATGGTGAAGAATATCGGTCGGCAGATTATTCTTCACCGCGCCGTCCACCAGTTGCATCCCCCGATACTTTTTCGGGGCAAAGATTCCCGGCACAGAGATGCTCGCCCGCACCGCCTCGCTCAGCAGTGTGGCGGTAAAATAGCGGGCGTTCAGTATTTCCCGCCAGCCATCGCGGGGGGTGACGAAAAAAACGGTATCGCCGGAAATTATATCGACCGCCGTAATCGCCAACGGTATCTGCGTGTCCTTGACCGTTCGCCGCTGCACGAGGCCGGCCAGATAATGCTCGATTTTGTCGCCCTTGACGAGACCGCCGGGAAAAACCGACCAAAACCGCGACCGGTTGCCGAACAGCCACTTTACCCCCTGTTTGAACAGTTCCCCCACCGTCAGCTTCAGATCGACAAGCTCCCCCACCTTCAGGTTCGCTGCCATCGTCTCCAGCTCGCGGGCCCGATAGCCGCAGGCATAAAGCGCGGCGATCACCGCCCCGGCGCTTGTGCCCGCAATCATGTCGATGGGGATATTGTTTTCGGCCAGCACCCTGAGCACCCCGATATGAGCCGCACCCCTTACCCCGCCGCCGCTGAGAGCCACCCCCACCTTCGGCCGGCGGCCGTACTCACGGCCGTTAATTTTTACCGCAATTCTCTCCCCCACCGTCCACACCTCCTCCCTATTATCCTATGAAAGTCGGCCGGCCCGGTGCGAAATAGAAAAGCCGCCTACACGCGTAAGCGGCCGGAAATCAGCATTTTCCCGCCAATATTATCATCCTCGGGTCCTCAGGGCCGTACGGCCGGGCGTCAAAGCCACCATACGTCGCCTTAACAGTCAACTGGCATTTTACCAGCAGCGCCGTCATCTCCTCCAGCGAATAAGCGCGCAACACGAAATCATTCTGGATCTTGGCCCCCGTCACCTGATTGAGCAGCACCCTTTTCATCATTGCCACGCCGCGCTGCAGCTCCACCTTGTACGAAAGCACATACTCGCCGCTGGGATGGCGCCAATAGCGGTTGAGATTGTTGCGCCCCATCCAGTCGCGGTTTAAGAGATCGATCAGAAAAAAACCGCCAGGCCGCAGCGCCGCCGCTACCTTGGCCAGCACGGCCGCATTTTCGTCGTCGGAAAAGTAGCCAAAAGCGGCGAACATATTGATGACCGCGTCAAACTCGCGGTTATAATCGAGCTCACGCATATCCAGCCGCCGGAAGGTAACGTCCGCGCCCTCCTCGGCGGCCTTCTGCCCGGCGATCGATAGGAACGCCTCGGTGGCGTCCACGCCGGTCACCCGGTAGCCGCGTTTCGCAAGCTCGATGGCGTGGCGGCCGTAGCCGCAGTAAAGGTCGAGGATATCCGCCCCGGACGGCAACCCGAGCACATCGGCGATGAAGCCGACTTCCTGGGCGGTCCCGGCCGGCGAATATGTTTTTCCGTCGCCAAAGAAATCCTCCGTCATCGCTTTCACATCACCGTCCAACTGCCAGCGTCTATATTGTGCCGCCGGCAAACGATCTTTAGCCGCAGGTCGCCTGCGGCCTGCCATTCCCGCCCCGCTTGGTCGGGTAAGTCATAACGCAGTTCCTGGTAGTCCGCTTCGCCAGATACAACGCGGCGTCGGCGTGCTCCAGCAGCTCGATGTCCGAATGGGCGTCGAACGGATACCCCGAAACGCCGATACTTACCGTCAACGCCTTGCCAGGCTGCTTATCGCAGCCGACGAACGGCTGATCGGCTATCAACGACCTAAATCGTTCGGCGAAGGCGCACGCTTCCGTCAGGTTTGTCTCCGGCAACAGTACGATAAACTCTTCGCCGCCGTAGCGCACGGCAAAATCGACATCGCGGCTCACCTGCCGCATAATCTCCGCTACCTGGCGGAGCACCTCGTTGCCGAGGCTGTGGCCGTTGTTGTCGTTATAACGTTTGAAATGGTCGATATCGATCAGAATGAGCGACAGCGGCCGGGAATAGCGGACCGCGCGCTTAAACTCGTGATCGAGCTGACCAAGAAAATAACGGTAGTTATAAAGACCGGTGAGGCCGTCGGTGACGGCCTGGACCTCCACCCGCGCCACATGCTTGGCGTGGGTGATCGACAGCGCCACCTGCCCGGCCAGCGACCCGATAAGATCGCGGTCGTAGTGGTGCAGCGGCCTTTCGGCTGTTGTTTCAACATCCAGCACGCCGATAACCTTATCGGCGCAAATGAGCGGCACAGCCAGCTCGCTCACCCCATTGCCGATCGCCGGTATATAGCGCGGATCCTTGGATACATCCGGCACGAACACCATTTCGCGCTTTAACACAGCATTCCAGGTCACGCCCTTGCCGTAGGGGATGCGGACATTGGGCGGATAACCGCGGCTGGCCTTCATCACAAGCTCCTGGCGCTCCTCGTCGAGGAGCAGTACGGCGGCGCAGGCATAACCAAGCTCGCCGGTAATCCCGGCCACGATCTCGTCCAGCACTTCATCCTCGTTAGCCGTCCGCTGGGCGACCGAAGTAATGCGATACAGCGCCGCCAGCTTCTTATGCGCCTGGTCAAGGTCCATCAGCCGGAAATCGAGCTTCGACATCGCAGCCAGCAGGTCGCGGTTCGCGGCGGCATACTGTTGGGATACAGCGGAAAATTCCTGTTCGAGGCAAACAGCTTCGGTGACATTCAGGGCACACACAGCCATAGAGCCGTCCGTAATGCCGGGGAGGAAACTCCAGGAAAAAAACTCCACCAACCCGCGCACGGTTTCGTGCCGGAAATGGGGCAAACGGACGGGCCGCCCCGTCCGGACGGCCGTTTCGTAAGCCTCGCACAGCGGGTCGGCTGCCGGCCCGTATACCAGGCGGAGCAGCCGGGTGAACTTTTTGCCCCTTGCGAACCGCCAAGCCGTACCCCTGCGGCGGCTGGACGTTATCTGCGAAATATTGCCGTTGCCGTCGACGGTCAGGGCCGTCGCCGGCACGGAATCGAGCAGCGCTGTAATAATGGCGTG encodes the following:
- a CDS encoding patatin-like phospholipase family protein translates to MGERIAVKINGREYGRRPKVGVALSGGGVRGAAHIGVLRVLAENNIPIDMIAGTSAGAVIAALYACGYRARELETMAANLKVGELVDLKLTVGELFKQGVKWLFGNRSRFWSVFPGGLVKGDKIEHYLAGLVQRRTVKDTQIPLAITAVDIISGDTVFFVTPRDGWREILNARYFTATLLSEAVRASISVPGIFAPKKYRGMQLVDGAVKNNLPTDILHHMGAEVIIAVDLGYSGQHNEELRTVSEIVLQCIDILNREVTLLKGVRYADVVIRPEVFDIGFKQSGYLTQCIARGAKAAWAQIGEIGKLAKV
- a CDS encoding LysM domain-containing protein, with protein sequence MMKRKLNSESLIKIAMVVLFLFYAWSAGSGVDASSPSGEGRYQLVQVAGGDTVWSIAARAAGDKDDIRNVVMAIKKANNLDNNVRIHPGQMLKVPEKK
- a CDS encoding ATP-binding protein translates to MVIFVTIPFAILAFQHAHYAKQHLLNEKKQALLTIATILEQRFPGSFDTPDNHSGVFSAVEKRHILYDKLQPILREVAIEWPGYGFGYYDKALHVVALIPEDPRLLGKTASDEALQVYRSKHTETVYVSNGLTQGNTDILSVNYPLYYRGEIIGHIGANVKGKDIQAAYYTEFGKTLGLLVIILLVILTGVWWLIWNNNCSLAMLAEHIKQGGEEEDYFRDFPQIKPLLDTVADLRQRLRNEYVAQVRVTTEIARLDRLNLIGEMATGVAHEIRNPMTVIRGYIQRMMLKADTTQTAQYAVIIEEIDRMNETLTAFLTLAKNRRVEIGLHNINGIIDNLMPLIEADANKAGVQVEFSPAERPLMVYADDKEIRQLVLNLARNAIEATPAKGMLSVSTTLINKAVCLTVADTGEGIAPWNLEKIFDPFFTTKDTGTGLGLAICKSIIDRHHGRIDVHSRRGAGTVFTVELPVVA
- a CDS encoding spore coat protein, encoding MANRAPYQPNRNRLSDRDMLLDLLATEKYMSHLYDHAIMEATADTVRDTFVALQQDEHETAQMLFDFMHQHGWYTTGANRQKAGRRLQSSQPLSGGRSQKNMQNSSPQPKTDSRYAVTSGSRRLGQNLGAGMNRGQGNNQPAWSGHARQRYDKNRPEGDY
- a CDS encoding sensor domain-containing diguanylate cyclase; this encodes MVSDPTGYHAIITALLDSVPATALTVDGNGNISQITSSRRRGTAWRFARGKKFTRLLRLVYGPAADPLCEAYETAVRTGRPVRLPHFRHETVRGLVEFFSWSFLPGITDGSMAVCALNVTEAVCLEQEFSAVSQQYAAANRDLLAAMSKLDFRLMDLDQAHKKLAALYRITSVAQRTANEDEVLDEIVAGITGELGYACAAVLLLDEERQELVMKASRGYPPNVRIPYGKGVTWNAVLKREMVFVPDVSKDPRYIPAIGNGVSELAVPLICADKVIGVLDVETTAERPLHHYDRDLIGSLAGQVALSITHAKHVARVEVQAVTDGLTGLYNYRYFLGQLDHEFKRAVRYSRPLSLILIDIDHFKRYNDNNGHSLGNEVLRQVAEIMRQVSRDVDFAVRYGGEEFIVLLPETNLTEACAFAERFRSLIADQPFVGCDKQPGKALTVSIGVSGYPFDAHSDIELLEHADAALYLAKRTTRNCVMTYPTKRGGNGRPQATCG
- a CDS encoding class I SAM-dependent methyltransferase: MTEDFFGDGKTYSPAGTAQEVGFIADVLGLPSGADILDLYCGYGRHAIELAKRGYRVTGVDATEAFLSIAGQKAAEEGADVTFRRLDMRELDYNREFDAVINMFAAFGYFSDDENAAVLAKVAAALRPGGFFLIDLLNRDWMGRNNLNRYWRHPSGEYVLSYKVELQRGVAMMKRVLLNQVTGAKIQNDFVLRAYSLEEMTALLVKCQLTVKATYGGFDARPYGPEDPRMIILAGKC
- the lexA gene encoding transcriptional repressor LexA, translated to MTKERFLSSRQKQILSYIKDMLRAKGYPPSVREIGEAVGLSSSSTVHSHLAKLEELGFIRRDPTKPRAIDVLEETPWRQKALTHVPLVGRVTAGQPILAVENIEETYPLPTELVGRDNVFMLVVRGDSMINAGILDGDYVLVRDQDTARNGEIVVVMVGEDEATVKRFFREKDHIRLQPENDYLEPIISREVAIIGKVIGVFRQIH